The Aedes aegypti strain LVP_AGWG chromosome 1, AaegL5.0 Primary Assembly, whole genome shotgun sequence sequence gaattaagttcacgatttcggccgatcgaaatactgtgggCCGGGCCTGAACGCGATATGTGGAAGCAGGCTGTAGCGGAAGAGCTGCAGCACATGAAGAAAATTCCACATGGGAGGTTGTTCGTTTGCCGTCAAACAAGAAGGATATTATTGGCTGCAAATGGATTTTCAAGAAGAAGATGGAcgatacagtgatacctccatgagtcgatgttccatgactcgatactCGGGCGGCCCGCAAGCAACCATGCGTCACCCTTTCGTCGACAAAAACCGAATATGTGACACTTTCCGAAGCCAGCCGCGAGCTGATGAGGTTGCTCAAGCTAATGAAGGACATTGGCGAAAATATGCCCGCCCCGTTAGTCATCAACAAGCACAACCAGAGCTGCATAGCAATGCTAAAATCCACTGATGATATCAAACAGACGAAATATACCGACACTCGTTTCAATTACGCAAAAGAGTTGGTGAACGATGGTGTGATGGACATCCGATATTACCCCAGCGACACAATGGTGGCCGAtggttttatgttttttttggaGAAGATGCGATGGAAAATTGGTCTACAGCCCGCCGAGCTTGAGAAGGAGTAATGGAGATCGGAGCAACTCGGTGGTTGTAAAACCAAAGGTTTTTATTATCAGAAGTCATGTTTATATGTTTGCAGgttaaattcaatgtctttTGGGGCTTATCCatcaacaacaaaattcattttGATTGATTCCTACTTTTTGGTACCtttattcaaattatgcttATTCTATTCCAGTATTAATATTCAAGATGTCGAACATACAAATTTATCGAACAgttttgaattgaaacaaattgtgTAGGGCTGGCAGCAGGTCTTTCTCTAGAAActcccaaaaattcttccatcgatttttcaaaggatacttagaggattttctccagcattcctacaggaaatccttgagcgaTCTAACGATATtccctccagtaatttcttcaacGATATCCCGATATCAACGATAATTATTTTCCAAAGACTATACTAGAAGTTCcccaaatatttttaacttatcctTCAAACAAGTTCTCCAGTTTTTACTTTAGGAGATTTTATcagaggcgactcgtaacctcgctttttacctgttctacaagtctaaaaataaataattcggCACAATTGGATTATTAAGCAAACAGTAAATTATTGGAACCGTCATTTCTAACAGATCTTTTCTTCatagatgcaaatttgttgctgaaattcgagaattctattcgtggaacaggtggatttgaggttagggaatcgccactggattttataaagattttttttaaggatattATGAACGTAAATCCCGGAAGACATACtcaaatcgatggaagaatcacagGAAAATTCTTGGTTACTTAAAACATTCTTGAAAACATCTAGGAGAATCTTTAgtgaaatttctgatggaatcttaaAGGCTACCCACTATAATTCGCAATCCGTGCTAAAATAAGGCTTGTACAGAGCTGACATGCCCTACAGCAACCGTATAACAGCCCTATAAGCCACAAAAGGTGAATTAGCGGGCTAATGGTTACTTGGGCATTTCTATGATTATCGTTGGAAAAATCCAGATTATATTTTTTAGACATCCGAAATAAAATTCTTGGATGGATCCCTTGggaaatttcttggaggaattccacggAAAATAATTACTTAATGTTCTGCTGGAGAAAGCTTCGGAATAATCTGTGAATCTTTGGGAAAATACCTAAATTCTAAcgtaatttctagagaaaatcatggaaaaatacAAACAGTAATACGAGTAGTAATACcatcgtaatgtcacgaggaattacaaacaaaaaagaaatgaaGAGAAAAGAAGGCGCTTAAACAGTATCAGCCCTGCAGTGTTATCGATAGTCGAAAGcttcaaaattaatatttaaataataaagttctattacttgatctgcagaacaataaattgcattcgaACCTAGCCTTTATACTTCGAAACGAAAGCTTTCGTTACATTTGGAAAAGTCACGTTAGAAAATCGTTAGGAATTCAGACAAACTGCACTATACTTGTTTATCCAAATCATTTCTGAATATTCTTGTTTCTCATGAAgtctacaaaatcacatttggaatgttctaatattttgttttactaaTTTCATTTGACTTTATTTACATAAATTTCGACCATTACTCTggattccttaaaataaaatgaaacctttcaaatcatatgatgCGATTAAAAAAGTAGTACATACTTTGCATTGATTCTAATTATTCGTAAAACTTTAACTACAAACATGTTTGGCAAGATTTGTGACGGCCCCCAAAATGTGAGCCATGGCCTACTCGGCCCCCCCGTAAATGCAGCCCTGATCAAAGAAGAAGTAGACATTATAATatcataaaacaaaaattatagtttagttctcaaataaaaataaacttactcaaaaataaaatttttccaatttattttagGAAGAGCGAAAGGCCAATGGAAGGTTCATAGCAGTATGTGTTGCGTTGTTCCTCATATTTCTCGGGATATATCACGCATGGCTCCGGCGAACAGCCGTTGTTGCAGGAGTTATAGTTCCGGTTCTTATCATGCTGCTCTACACCGCTTGGGTTCTCTATTCTGCCAAACGACACAAACGGAAAATGATGATGGTAAGATTATATTATTTAAATCCGTGAACTAAAAAAGCAACATCCATAACCCTTTCAGCTTAGAAATGCAGCATCTCTGAATTCCGTTAACGGCCTGGAGAAAGATTCCGTTTCTTCACATCTAGATGGTCCACAGAAGGCTAAGGAAAATCTCCAGAGCTCTTCGGTCGTCAGCAATTCACAGAAAACTGGCTCTGTGAGGTACTCAAACATCAACGAAATAGCATCTACCTCAACGCGAAGTCATTCAAAGGACGTGAATCTTCGAAAGCATGAACAACATGATAAAACTAGAACCAATGCAGCGCATAAGCCACTGTCAAAGGTACTGCCACGACAGCAATCGTCGATAACTCCAACCAGCTTGAAAGAAATCACGCAACAACGGCGACTGTCCCTGGACCCGCATATGGCTCACATCATTGTCAAGAATGAACTGGATAAGGATAGGCATGGTAGTCTGCGGAGTGTGGAGAATACGAAGAACACTAAGAAGTCGAAAAGCAATAAGGAAAAAGTGGGTTTTGCTATTTAGTAGTTTATTATTTGCATAATAAAAATGATGGTATTATTGATGCATTTTTATTACGTTGTGACGGCAGAGTCTAGGTGTGAAAACAACGGGATGTCCAGAACaccgacaaaaaaaataaattcgcgAACTAGGATTACGTTTCGTTAAGAACTCTAATCTAATTCCTCTACAAACCGCTGAATTGTATCGATCGATAGCCCTTCCTAGTATGCTTGACTAAGGGCCAAGTACTCTGTCTCCATTTATGACTAGAGGGTTTGGTCCAAAAATTGAGATAGGGCTTCAGGACCCTATCGTAACAAAACTGATTTCAGCATTGgaataagttatttttttccgaatgtGAACTTTGGACAGCAAGATTTATGAGGATATAGAACAGTTCTTACAAATATTCAAACTCCAAGAAAAATTGCTGCTTCCTTCAAAAGTGATACTTTCAAGAACTGCCACATTAAATCCTGCAGCAAAGTCAAATGCAACGCAGCCGGTCGTTCGTCATACAATCATATTTAACTCAACTGAGACGGGGTGCAATCAGTACATGGAGTACGTCTCTGGAACAACCTTCTCTTGAAGCGGCAGCTAAACCCTACATTGCACAGTTTTAGACAATCTCTGTAATGTAACATACATTGCTACAAGTCGGACTAGACTATCCGGAGTATCGACTTTTTTTTcgctccggataatcgaaccCTCCGAAtaatccggataatcgagtccgacctgaaTAACAACCCAATGTAATTTTCTAAACAatagaagaaaatatatcctGAAGTTAAACAACAACCTCACCTAAGCATAATATGTGAAAGGTTTAGGTATTCTCTAATAAACtttcaaaagttgaaaaaaattgcCACGGTATACCTATTCTAATTTCAAGCTGACGCGatcgttaaggtgaaacatctcggaatccaaagatggccggcacaatggccgacttgtgcccctactcacgttttcaaagagAGAGATTGTTGAGAAATTGTtgacaaacgtttctgatctttttattttaagctttctgttaGTGTACAAAGCTAAAATAAGAAGGGCacggttgttggatgcttttttcgctagatttgtgcctttgaagttttagtgcaatcttagaagttgattccaaactgtttcaccttaaggccaAAAGAGGATTCTTCAAAATGCAGTCGTGGGCCGCATGCGTACGTTGGACAGCCCTGCTTTAATAGTTTAACAGATACCAATCTAGAACGTGTTTGAATTCATTATCATTATATTATACCTGTTTTAGCTAGATTCATGCTTTCGCTTCATCCCTTCAGTCCTCCGATTATGCTTTTCGATTTGATACTGCACTAATACGTGATCGATGTCGCCGCCAATGTCGAGTGGATTATTTTGCTTCAACTTGCCATCCAACAGTTCGGGATGTGTTTGCCAAAACTTATCGCCAATCATATCGTCGAAAAGGGGCACTATTAGCGATAGCGACTTATTGTCGGCCACGGCTGTCTTCTTTTTGAGTAGCACGGTACCTTTCCGGAACATGGCCGGCTCGTTGTTATAGTTGATGTTGAACTCACTGAACAACAGTTCGTTCTTATCGCTGGACAATGTTCCTCTCAGTCGGTTTTCTGCCTGCAAATACAAATCGATTGTTAGAAGTAATTCGAGGATAAAGCAATCGCAGGGTGACCATCCATCTATTAAAGATCACGAACTTGTTCTCAAACATcatgaagagaagaagcacttttttttacttatgacgacaaaactataagtcacctgaagatatcaaaaatggaataaatgatttacttggattttccccagtccaagtaatcattatgaaaaagagaacccaatctggcattgttcggaaagggttttctctagaacattatttagtttactttaacaaaaaagatttaaataatattaaagctttagaaaaagctagacttatgttcgatgtccgtgtgacatgggaacatttctagaaacctggaggaaatttccagaatcccactcagtgccgtcagtgccaaaagtggggtcatgctacaaaaattgccgcatggatgctaaatgcatgatttgcggaggttcttctcatgctTAGGaatctgtccagtgaaggaagataccgataagctCATATGcgcgaattgcgggggcaatcataagtcaatttttgggattgcccttcgcgcaagAGAGTCATAGAGGCtcatgccaggcagatgaaagataatatccgtgaCGATAAcgatcgtttccggaatttgcctggtagagtatcgaacaatactcatttttcagttaactatcgcttgattaggaaccatacccatcaggaagatcataatcatgctcattcacaaactaattttaatccgtcgggtagccgttcgaatcttttattTTCGAATGTATccacccacggaaaatcctttgccgatatcgtagcaggtaatttgaactcctcccctattcgtactatgagtacccattctacttgtttcaaatcaaatggaaaaaaaccctaccgccacaggtaactcctactccgcctcttcgtctactgaAAATtgtaacggaaaatcatcaaatatgcCCACtgcaagtgatatgtctgcctctgattttaattttctaactgaacaattgaatataatgattgatgcaatgttcaaagccacaacaaagtccaagttggtgtaaaatttactaataaaattgttattggattacgtttttctaatggatccaaataataatttaaatattttaaattggaatgctcgttctttgaatggtaaagaggacgagctgtttaattttcttacagttaataacgtgcatatagcagttattaccgaaacgtatttaaaacctggatcttaactcaaaagagatcctattttgtttatcgtaatgatcgacttgatggggcatgtggggaagttacaatcatcattcataggcatataaaacataaactgttttcgtcatttgaaactaaagtttttgaaactttaggtgtttcagttgaaacacagcttggtaaatatactttcatagctgcctatttgccttttcaatgctctggacagcaagttaatttgatccaaactgacttgcgaaattTGACTCGctataagtcaaaattttttgtcattggtgactttaattccaaacatcggtcatggaatacttctcaaagtaatttcaacggcagaattttattcgatgagtgtaaaagatccccataatctcctatgttttaggatttaaatactgtatcaactactgaataaacaatttagtacataataattttaattcggagatatctgttcaattaattatgaaagaaatcgtttttaggggaattggggcaaaaatagccaaaaaactatatgctcccactatctcctatcaatgaggctaacgacaatcgatcatttagatcaatatcgtttacccaaaccatctcacatcgtttggaaatgtttggaatttgtgatataagaaggtaaacTATCTACAATATGttgcatagagcataaataatgatcatacatattctaaaaattttaatgcaacttatttctgcaagctatattcataattattagactattttaaaatttatttcaatataaaaacacgttgaaaaaatttaaaacaaaaattcctcttcaaaaatatttcattgtacatttggccccataatcccctaaatttccatctttttataacgttctctgtgaaacattgttgaatggactagaaatgatggatttcatgggaaataatctccacaataaaacagttttactcaaaacaacatgaaaatctaatattttcaaggaattgggccaaaacgggcaccatagcttatcccagagtggccccacattggtgaaaccatcaccaatcgattccagagaaaatttcctttcgaatgagctacataacttattttttatctttctattgtggaagttatcaattttttccacctttgggttcggaattccccaatgtggactgtatgccaaacggcatcatgccaaacggcattatgccaaacggtattatgccaaacggcattatgccaaacggggtagacccatatgaaacgtatatttaCTTTAATCTTGATATTAGCAtctctttacaaacaaaacttgatattgacaatgctcttgaaactttgacaaattccattgttgaagcaattccaaaatgtgaaatttgcatccgtgattatagacgatgatctaaaACTCtggatccgtcttaaaaacgtgtgGAGAAGGCAATATCAACGCACTTGGgttcctgctatgaaaattatatggcaggatttgcagaaagaaatcaagaaacgttttccacaattaagcctgattcgctgctgacaagtaatttctcggcctatcttgatgcatgggaaatttctgcaaggaatcgctcaagaatgcgcttttttctgatcgcagtacgcagttgaaaagaactgtcagttcaaatgggagccgctgtagaaaatttctgcaaggaatcgacgagaaatttctttagcgattccttttcagtagcaaattaggctttaaggaacaaaaattttaaaaatagaatttctcaattggattctggctctaagcccttttggaaattatctaaaattttgaaaaaaaaaactgagaagcTAATACCGgcgttgaaagaggaaaacaaattattactaattgcgaaaaagctcaaaagctTGCTAGTAGTGCAATTGAAAATCAGGTTATTCAGGACTTTgaagatattctcaatcaagaaaaaataagaagagAAATATGTGGGATCTTAGTAgtccatgataaatagtttgacaaaaaatcattgttaGTTACACCACCAAACGGACAATTTACATCTCTACAGTGGCCGTTACTAAAAACTAACCCGCTACCAGACCTGTGAATGGACGCCCTGATTCAATCCGGATATCCTAAACTTACCTCTGCATTCGTCAAGCCGGACGCCACCAGGTTCCAGAAAGCCGTATTATACAGGTTATTGATGTGGACATCGGCCTGTCGCCAGCTCAGGTAATCCCGCAGGTTCTGATCGGTGGGATACAGGACGGCCCGGGCATCGAAAACCGGCGGATATTTCAACGGTACcgtatctttgaaaatgtaccCCCAATTGAAGATGTACGCCGAGGTGAATAGGCTGGCCACGTAACTAACCAATTTGTCCCGTCGCCTCTCGTACACCATGCTGTCCCGTTTGAATACAAACGAGTATTCGTCGCTTTGGCCATAGGCAATCACGATTTCGTTGAATTCCTGCATCACGTTGACCGCGGCCAGGCTCATCAGGTTCAGTCCCCGGTTGTCATTCGGCTTTTCGAATCCGTGCACGTCGCAAAACTTGTGGAAGCCTTTCCCATCGACGCGAACCACGATCCAGCAGTTTCTCAGCAGGGTGTCCGATTGTTCAAAACTTTTCACGTACTCGAAGCGACTTTTTGCCATTTTCGATACAGAAAATTCGCGTATTTTACGAGCAAAGCCGGCGGGAACTGTTTTGATTAGCGAATTCCACATGATCTAAATATCATCGCACCGGACACTGTTTTGAAGTTTGAACATCACGTCACGGCC is a genomic window containing:
- the LOC110677824 gene encoding uncharacterized protein LOC110677824; the encoded protein is MEKPKKCDSETKIDSAKKSGSLSSAHRESTSTALPESAPTSRPQRSTTTRRAHQIDSAPLPVTDSREERKANGRFIAVCVALFLIFLGIYHAWLRRTAVVAGVIVPVLIMLLYTAWVLYSAKRHKRKMMMLRNAASLNSVNGLEKDSVSSHLDGPQKAKENLQSSSVVSNSQKTGSVRYSNINEIASTSTRSHSKDVNLRKHEQHDKTRTNAAHKPLSKVLPRQQSSITPTSLKEITQQRRLSLDPHMAHIIVKNELDKDRHGSLRSVENTKNTKKSKSNKEKVGFAI
- the LOC5579197 gene encoding probable tRNA(His) guanylyltransferase → MWNSLIKTVPAGFARKIREFSVSKMAKSRFEYVKSFEQSDTLLRNCWIVVRVDGKGFHKFCDVHGFEKPNDNRGLNLMSLAAVNVMQEFNEIVIAYGQSDEYSFVFKRDSMVYERRRDKLVSYVASLFTSAYIFNWGYIFKDTVPLKYPPVFDARAVLYPTDQNLRDYLSWRQADVHINNLYNTAFWNLVASGLTNAEAENRLRGTLSSDKNELLFSEFNINYNNEPAMFRKGTVLLKKKTAVADNKSLSLIVPLFDDMIGDKFWQTHPELLDGKLKQNNPLDIGGDIDHVLVQYQIEKHNRRTEGMKRKHESS